Proteins from a genomic interval of Nocardioides jishulii:
- the idi gene encoding isopentenyl-diphosphate Delta-isomerase, producing the protein MSPRAADHVRSVDTASRLASSAEGRADLVVLLDGARRPIGTAPREGVHGRDTPLHLAYSCWLLGPDGRFLLTRRALTKRSWPGVWTNSFCGHPRPGETMGSAVTRGGLHELGVEVEAVTPLLPDFSYRAVDANGTVENEFCPVHLARTTAALAPDPSEVAEHRWVEIDELRAALAAAPWALSPWLREQAAQLDHRAWDLIRDHATDDRGVAS; encoded by the coding sequence ATGAGCCCACGTGCTGCTGACCACGTGCGGAGCGTCGACACGGCGTCTCGGCTGGCCTCGTCGGCGGAGGGCCGGGCTGACCTCGTGGTCCTCCTCGACGGGGCCCGCCGCCCGATCGGGACCGCGCCCCGCGAGGGCGTCCACGGCCGCGACACGCCCCTGCACCTCGCCTACTCCTGTTGGCTCCTGGGCCCGGACGGCCGTTTCCTCCTCACTCGCCGCGCGCTGACCAAGCGGTCGTGGCCCGGCGTGTGGACCAACTCGTTCTGCGGCCACCCGCGCCCGGGGGAGACGATGGGGAGCGCCGTCACGCGCGGTGGTCTCCACGAGCTCGGGGTCGAGGTCGAAGCCGTGACCCCTTTGCTTCCCGACTTCTCCTACCGCGCCGTCGACGCCAACGGCACGGTGGAGAACGAGTTCTGCCCCGTGCACCTCGCACGGACCACCGCAGCACTGGCTCCCGATCCCTCCGAGGTCGCGGAGCACCGGTGGGTGGAAATCGACGAACTGCGAGCCGCTCTCGCCGCCGCACCGTGGGCCCTCAGTCCGTGGCTGCGGGAGCAGGCCGCACAGCTTGACCACCGAGCCTGGGACCTCATCCGGGACCACGCCACCGACGACCGAGGAGTTGCGTCATGA
- a CDS encoding polyprenyl synthetase family protein — protein sequence MTLQAQIDTLVTPTPGLGGLPLDRSMLGIALRMGTEGGKRFRPWLFAATYDQLSGRWADAPAVDRTVRERVAAAIELLHTAFVIHDDVIDNDDERRGHTSIPGWFRGSTTSDSAVYARAGAILTGDLALAAAVRGIATCGAPQEVTTALLDLLDSTLHDSAVGELSDVRLAIGGAAPTMDDAIAVAELKTAAYSFVLPMKAAAILAGAPEDVLEKVSDVGRSLGIAFQLRDDLLGTFGDPAIVGKDPDGDLREGKRTPLVVHAAASSHWWRVEPHLGNPDLTREEADEIRRALMEAGSFDHVETLMGRHVRIARWHAEALDLTAPIVDTLTSTWDIAGATVPPAPADEPLEAATVGVA from the coding sequence ATGACGCTGCAGGCACAGATCGACACGCTGGTGACCCCGACGCCCGGGTTGGGCGGCCTCCCGCTCGACCGCTCCATGCTGGGCATCGCCCTGCGCATGGGCACCGAGGGAGGCAAGCGTTTCCGCCCGTGGCTCTTCGCCGCGACCTACGACCAGCTGAGCGGCCGCTGGGCCGACGCCCCGGCCGTCGACAGGACTGTGCGCGAGCGCGTCGCTGCCGCCATCGAGCTCCTGCACACGGCCTTCGTGATCCACGACGACGTCATCGACAACGACGACGAGCGTCGCGGTCACACCAGCATCCCCGGCTGGTTCCGCGGTTCGACCACGTCAGACTCCGCCGTGTACGCCCGCGCCGGGGCCATCCTCACCGGTGACCTCGCCCTGGCTGCCGCGGTGCGTGGCATCGCCACCTGCGGTGCCCCGCAGGAGGTCACCACGGCCCTCCTCGACCTGCTCGACTCCACGCTCCACGACTCCGCGGTCGGTGAGCTCTCCGACGTGCGGCTCGCCATCGGAGGCGCCGCCCCGACGATGGACGACGCCATCGCTGTCGCCGAGCTCAAGACCGCTGCGTACTCCTTCGTCCTGCCGATGAAGGCCGCCGCGATCCTCGCCGGCGCACCCGAGGACGTCCTCGAGAAGGTGTCCGACGTGGGGCGTTCGCTCGGCATCGCCTTCCAGCTGCGCGACGACCTCCTCGGCACCTTCGGTGACCCCGCGATCGTGGGCAAGGACCCCGACGGCGACCTGCGCGAGGGCAAGCGCACCCCCCTCGTCGTCCACGCCGCCGCGTCCTCGCACTGGTGGCGCGTCGAGCCCCACCTGGGCAACCCCGACCTCACCCGCGAGGAGGCCGACGAGATCCGCCGGGCGCTGATGGAGGCGGGCTCCTTCGACCACGTGGAGACGCTCATGGGCCGCCACGTGAGGATCGCCCGTTGGCACGCCGAGGCCCTCGACCTGACCGCCCCGATCGTCGACACGTTGACCTCCACCTGGGACATCGCGGGAGCCACCGTGCCCCCGGCCCCCGCCGATGAGCCCCTGGAGGCAGCCACGGTGGGTGTTGCATGA
- a CDS encoding phytoene/squalene synthase family protein, translated as MSLAEKMAVRRGRPAPPPHELYDEVAEAAADLVIRRYSTSFGLASRLLAPPVRTHVRNVYALVRVADEIVDAPRPDGDVAGRDALLTELHTEVGRALATGHSANLVVHAFARTARTCGIDTELIDPFFASMRMDLEWVEHDEASFAAYVHGSAEVIGLMCLRAFLLEVPDAQAQYQRLRHGAMRLGAAFQKINFLRDLAADHDHLGRSYFPGLDVDHFDAATRDRLLDDIDADLAVAAGAIVHLPASSRRAVRAAHALFGELAARLRRTPPASIRTRRVRVPSPRKAQLVALVLARGAA; from the coding sequence ATGAGCCTCGCGGAGAAGATGGCGGTGCGCCGCGGCCGCCCCGCGCCACCGCCGCACGAGCTCTACGACGAGGTCGCCGAAGCCGCGGCCGACCTGGTGATCCGCCGCTACTCGACCTCGTTCGGCCTGGCCTCGCGCCTGCTGGCGCCACCGGTGCGTACGCACGTGCGCAACGTCTACGCCCTCGTCCGAGTCGCCGACGAGATCGTCGACGCGCCCCGCCCCGACGGCGACGTGGCCGGTCGCGATGCGCTGCTCACGGAGCTGCACACCGAGGTGGGCCGGGCCCTGGCCACTGGACACAGCGCCAACCTCGTGGTCCACGCCTTCGCCCGCACGGCGCGCACCTGCGGCATCGACACCGAGCTCATCGACCCCTTCTTCGCCTCCATGCGGATGGACCTCGAGTGGGTCGAGCACGACGAGGCCAGCTTCGCCGCCTACGTGCACGGCTCCGCAGAGGTGATCGGGCTGATGTGCCTGCGCGCGTTCCTGCTCGAGGTGCCGGACGCCCAGGCGCAGTACCAGCGTCTGCGCCACGGGGCCATGCGCCTGGGAGCGGCCTTCCAGAAGATCAACTTCCTGCGCGACCTGGCCGCCGACCACGACCACCTCGGCCGCAGCTACTTCCCGGGCCTCGACGTCGACCACTTCGACGCCGCCACCCGTGACCGGCTGCTCGACGACATCGACGCCGACCTGGCCGTCGCCGCAGGCGCCATCGTGCACCTGCCCGCCAGCAGCCGTCGCGCAGTGCGGGCAGCGCACGCGCTCTTCGGTGAGCTCGCCGCACGCCTGCGTCGTACGCCGCCGGCCTCGATCCGGACCCGACGGGTGCGGGTGCCCTCGCCGCGCAAGGCCCAGCTCGTCGCCCTCGTGCTGGCCCGGGGTGCGGCATGA
- a CDS encoding potassium channel family protein has translation MPWVRVVAGALGVLLAYYTAPLRWTEDSVGVALLGTVAGIGVLTWAIVGQIRRQLRGDGARVPALVTLMLLVVAVFAWSYLALETARPGQMAGLETRTDSLYFTLQVLATVGLGDVHAVGQAGRALVAVQMVFDLVFIGAAGSVLAATVKSHVRQAPGHTSIDRSAGDRDNEPRE, from the coding sequence ATGCCGTGGGTCAGGGTGGTCGCGGGCGCGCTGGGGGTGCTGCTGGCCTACTACACCGCGCCGCTGAGGTGGACCGAGGACAGCGTGGGAGTGGCCCTGTTGGGCACTGTCGCCGGAATCGGGGTGCTGACATGGGCGATCGTCGGACAGATACGACGCCAGCTCAGGGGCGATGGCGCCCGGGTTCCAGCCCTGGTGACGCTCATGCTCCTGGTGGTGGCGGTCTTCGCCTGGAGCTACCTGGCCCTGGAGACCGCGCGGCCCGGGCAGATGGCGGGCCTGGAGACCCGCACCGACTCGCTCTACTTCACCCTCCAGGTCCTCGCCACGGTCGGGTTGGGCGACGTGCATGCCGTCGGACAGGCTGGACGCGCCCTCGTCGCGGTGCAGATGGTGTTCGACCTCGTCTTCATCGGTGCCGCTGGTTCGGTGCTCGCCGCGACGGTGAAGTCCCACGTGCGTCAAGCCCCCGGGCACACGTCGATCGACAGATCTGCGGGCGACCGGGACAACGAGCCGCGGGAGTGA
- a CDS encoding sterol desaturase family protein — MPRPDLTVLAVPAFVGAMGAELWWQRTHPAEPGTVRAGDYELNDTIASLTMGVGSLIAPFVTGPILRRLSPGTSRAGTALLAIGAAAGLATTVSDVLRRRREHGGTLPEAGTLPADEPTPVLVRSRAEALGLLSSGSAVAAVASTAVAAASLWATQTSATRLAQRSAFPMKSGAATFLFAIAGWDFIYYWNHRLSHESRWLWAVHVVHHSSERYNLSTALRQPVAEGWSMTIPYGLLALAGVPPKYIEDARAINLIYQFWIHTEVVRSIGWLEKVLNTPSHHRAHHGSQRQYLDINHGSILIIWDKLFGTFEPEDERVRYGLTRNLDSFNPVTIATHEWRDIATDVAAAPTWRDRFSFLLRGPGWAHERRAQLAPTARTAHAAGVA, encoded by the coding sequence ATGCCGCGTCCCGACCTCACCGTCCTGGCCGTCCCCGCCTTCGTCGGGGCGATGGGCGCCGAGCTGTGGTGGCAGCGCACCCACCCGGCCGAGCCCGGCACCGTTCGAGCGGGGGACTACGAGCTCAACGACACCATCGCCAGCCTGACCATGGGGGTCGGCAGCCTCATCGCGCCCTTCGTCACGGGACCGATCCTGCGCCGCCTCTCCCCCGGCACGAGCAGGGCCGGCACTGCGCTGCTGGCCATCGGCGCCGCTGCAGGTCTGGCCACGACGGTGAGCGACGTGCTGCGCCGCCGTCGCGAGCACGGCGGCACTCTTCCCGAGGCCGGAACCCTCCCCGCGGACGAGCCCACCCCGGTGCTCGTCCGCTCGCGCGCGGAGGCCCTGGGTCTCCTGAGCTCCGGCTCAGCAGTCGCCGCAGTGGCCTCCACAGCCGTGGCAGCGGCGTCCTTGTGGGCCACGCAGACCTCAGCGACGCGCCTGGCGCAGCGGTCGGCGTTCCCCATGAAGAGCGGAGCTGCCACCTTCCTGTTCGCGATCGCCGGCTGGGACTTCATCTACTACTGGAACCACCGGCTGTCCCACGAGTCGCGTTGGCTGTGGGCCGTACACGTGGTCCACCACAGCAGTGAGCGCTACAACCTCTCGACCGCCCTGCGACAGCCGGTGGCCGAGGGGTGGTCCATGACGATCCCCTACGGGCTGCTCGCCCTCGCCGGCGTCCCTCCGAAGTACATCGAGGACGCACGGGCGATCAACCTGATCTACCAGTTCTGGATCCACACCGAGGTCGTGCGCTCCATCGGCTGGTTGGAGAAGGTCCTCAACACCCCGAGCCATCACCGTGCCCACCACGGCAGCCAGCGCCAGTACCTCGACATCAACCACGGCTCGATCCTCATCATCTGGGACAAGCTGTTCGGGACGTTCGAGCCTGAGGACGAGCGGGTGCGGTACGGCCTGACCCGCAACCTCGACTCCTTCAACCCAGTCACCATCGCCACCCACGAGTGGCGCGACATCGCGACGGACGTCGCGGCAGCACCGACGTGGCGCGATCGTTTCTCCTTCCTGCTGCGCGGACCGGGGTGGGCCCACGAGCGCCGGGCGCAGCTCGCTCCAACTGCCCGGACGGCACACGCCGCGGGCGTTGCCTAG
- the crtI gene encoding phytoene desaturase family protein, whose protein sequence is MSGPGDSRGRVVVVGGGVAGLATSALLAADGWEVELLEQRDELGGRAGSWAHDGFRFDTGPSWYLMPEVFDHFYRLLGTSAAEQLDLEVLDPGYRVYFEGEERPLETRVAREDNKAVFESYEPGAGARLDGYLDRAGETYELALRHFLYTSFERLGDVVNADVLRRAPQLLPLLLRSLKSHVDSRFTDRRLQQVLGYPAVFLGGSPDRVPALYHLMSSMDLDDGVLYPQGGFSAFVDTLVALATAAGVTIRTGATVTSLDTAPLTGPKPWSRPWSRRRAQVCGVAYRAADGTEQRIAADVVVGAADLHHLETQLLPADLQTYPEAWWRRRDPGPGAVLVYLGVTGELPELAHHTMFFTEDWETNFDGVLGDRWGQGKYVPDPASSYVCRPSATDPSVAPDGSENLFVLVPVPADVELGRGGLDGQGDAGVEKVADAAIAQLAAWAGIPDLAERIVVRRTVGPGDFAQDLNAWSGSMLGPGHRLSQSAFFRAANVSKKVDGLFYAGASTLPGIGLPMCLISAELVLKRLRGDRVGGMVDAPLSTPLSTPLSDTAGAAGATR, encoded by the coding sequence ATGAGCGGGCCGGGAGACTCCCGCGGGCGAGTCGTCGTGGTCGGCGGGGGAGTGGCCGGACTGGCGACCTCGGCGCTGCTGGCCGCCGACGGCTGGGAGGTCGAGCTGCTGGAGCAGCGCGACGAGCTCGGGGGCCGGGCAGGCTCGTGGGCCCACGACGGTTTCCGCTTCGACACCGGTCCGTCGTGGTACCTCATGCCCGAGGTCTTCGACCACTTCTACCGCCTGCTCGGCACCTCCGCCGCCGAGCAGCTCGACCTCGAGGTCCTCGACCCGGGCTACCGGGTCTACTTCGAGGGCGAGGAGCGACCGCTCGAGACGCGGGTGGCCCGCGAGGACAACAAGGCCGTCTTCGAGTCGTACGAGCCCGGTGCCGGCGCCCGTCTCGACGGCTACCTCGACCGGGCAGGGGAGACCTACGAGCTGGCGCTGCGCCACTTCCTCTACACCAGCTTCGAGCGCCTGGGTGACGTGGTGAATGCCGACGTCCTGCGCCGCGCGCCCCAGCTCCTGCCCCTGCTGCTGCGCAGCCTCAAGTCGCACGTCGACTCGCGCTTCACCGATCGCCGCCTCCAGCAGGTGCTCGGCTACCCGGCCGTCTTCCTGGGTGGCTCGCCGGACCGGGTGCCTGCGCTCTACCACCTGATGAGCAGCATGGACCTCGACGACGGTGTCCTCTACCCGCAGGGCGGCTTCTCGGCCTTCGTCGACACCCTCGTCGCCCTCGCGACCGCCGCCGGCGTCACCATCCGCACCGGCGCGACCGTCACCTCCCTCGACACCGCGCCGCTGACCGGCCCGAAGCCCTGGTCCCGGCCCTGGTCCCGCCGCAGGGCCCAGGTGTGCGGCGTCGCCTACCGCGCCGCCGACGGCACCGAGCAGCGCATCGCCGCCGACGTCGTCGTGGGCGCCGCCGACCTGCACCACCTCGAGACGCAGCTCCTGCCCGCCGACCTGCAGACCTACCCCGAGGCGTGGTGGCGACGCCGCGACCCCGGGCCCGGCGCGGTGCTGGTCTACCTGGGCGTCACCGGCGAGCTGCCCGAGCTGGCCCACCACACCATGTTCTTCACCGAGGACTGGGAGACGAACTTCGACGGCGTGCTCGGCGACCGCTGGGGCCAGGGTAAGTACGTTCCCGACCCGGCCTCGTCCTACGTCTGCCGTCCCAGCGCGACGGACCCCTCGGTGGCTCCTGACGGCTCGGAGAACCTGTTCGTGCTCGTGCCGGTGCCCGCCGACGTGGAGCTCGGCCGCGGCGGCCTCGACGGCCAGGGCGACGCGGGCGTCGAGAAGGTCGCCGACGCAGCCATTGCGCAGCTCGCCGCCTGGGCCGGCATCCCCGACCTGGCCGAGCGCATCGTCGTCCGCCGCACGGTCGGACCGGGTGACTTCGCCCAGGACCTGAATGCCTGGTCGGGCAGCATGCTCGGCCCCGGCCACCGCCTCTCGCAGAGCGCCTTCTTCCGGGCTGCCAACGTCTCGAAGAAGGTCGACGGCCTGTTCTACGCCGGCGCCAGCACCCTGCCGGGGATCGGCCTCCCGATGTGCCTGATCAGCGCCGAACTGGTGCTGAAGCGATTGCGCGGTGATCGCGTCGGCGGCATGGTGGATGCGCCCCTGTCCACGCCGCTGTCCACGCCGCTGTCCGACACCGCAGGCGCCGCAGGGGCAACCCGATGA
- a CDS encoding MerR family transcriptional regulator encodes MFTIKHAARAVGVSEATLRAWERRYGIGSPLRSQAGYRLYDDAAVRALETMKHLVDEGWPVKSAAEETLRRLARDEADDAAPQHFSPEEYGDLDALVPLARSYDAPGLDDLLDERFASASFESVVDDWLLPALGRLGAAWEAGEVSVAGEHLVSHGVTRRLSVAYEAAGDAPFGAQVAIGLPPGARHDLGLLCFATAARRVGLAPRYLGNDVPTEDWMRAISPAGVRAVVLSAPLREDLEALQAVVDAVRLTRPDVLVAVGGAHQGDAPAYCLRLGHRIGDAAQELAVRLT; translated from the coding sequence TTGTTCACGATCAAGCACGCCGCCCGCGCGGTCGGAGTGTCCGAGGCGACGCTCCGCGCTTGGGAGCGTCGTTACGGCATCGGCTCGCCCCTGCGCAGCCAAGCCGGTTACCGGCTCTACGACGACGCCGCGGTCCGGGCCCTCGAGACCATGAAGCACCTCGTCGACGAGGGCTGGCCGGTCAAGTCCGCCGCCGAGGAGACCCTGCGACGCCTCGCCCGCGACGAGGCGGACGACGCGGCTCCGCAGCACTTCTCCCCCGAGGAGTACGGCGACCTCGATGCGCTCGTCCCGCTGGCCAGGTCCTACGACGCCCCCGGCCTTGACGACCTGCTCGACGAGCGCTTCGCGAGCGCCTCGTTCGAGAGCGTCGTGGACGACTGGCTCCTGCCGGCACTCGGCCGACTGGGCGCCGCCTGGGAGGCGGGCGAGGTGAGCGTCGCCGGGGAGCACCTGGTCTCCCACGGCGTGACCCGGCGACTGTCGGTGGCCTACGAGGCAGCCGGCGACGCCCCGTTCGGCGCACAGGTCGCCATCGGCCTCCCGCCCGGGGCGCGCCACGACCTCGGCCTGCTCTGCTTCGCGACCGCCGCCCGTCGTGTCGGGCTCGCTCCGCGCTACCTGGGCAACGACGTGCCGACGGAGGACTGGATGCGGGCCATCTCCCCCGCCGGCGTGCGTGCCGTGGTGCTCTCCGCGCCGCTGCGCGAGGACCTGGAGGCTCTTCAAGCCGTGGTCGATGCCGTACGCCTGACCCGTCCCGACGTGCTGGTCGCCGTCGGCGGGGCGCACCAGGGCGACGCCCCGGCGTACTGCCTGCGCCTGGGGCACCGGATCGGCGACGCAGCGCAGGAGCTGGCCGTACGCCTGACCTGA
- a CDS encoding glycoside hydrolase domain-containing protein, whose translation MVLAFFASLLSGGQATAAQSRSDGFTGYAFDARCAPTQSQMDTWLTSSPFWGVGIYIGGSMMSCRPTATDPGQPHLDAAWVSRQRAKGWRLLPIWVGPQASCATRYGDRIDPNPAGSYAAADARGRTEAAAAVSRARELGLPTKSTLWYDLEGGFDVTDDDCRRSALRFLSGWTQAVRQLGFRSGVYSSVSAGIHALDNADHLSPGSYAMPDQVWYAWYNGRADVHIDSRWVRAKSWKDQRVHQYQADTKASYGGVALMIDRNFMQLDGGSQPPRVRLCGGTRLDFPSYPRFKKGDRGKKVKALQCLLKKNARYRGRLDAKFDGDVVRSVRSFQRRHGLRVTGRPDASTWTALFAQGSAPLLKVGSTGAPALRLQRSLRAAGHKGVKPTGVITDQTAKAVARHQKKLGLAPSGVVTADVWKALKRGRRGR comes from the coding sequence GTGGTTCTTGCGTTCTTCGCCTCCCTGCTGTCCGGAGGTCAGGCCACGGCTGCGCAGTCTCGCTCCGACGGCTTCACCGGCTATGCGTTCGACGCCCGGTGCGCTCCCACGCAGTCGCAGATGGACACCTGGCTGACCTCGTCGCCCTTCTGGGGCGTCGGCATCTACATCGGCGGCTCGATGATGTCCTGCCGCCCGACCGCGACCGACCCGGGGCAACCGCACCTCGACGCGGCGTGGGTCTCTCGCCAGCGCGCCAAGGGATGGCGCCTGCTCCCGATCTGGGTCGGGCCCCAGGCTTCCTGCGCCACGCGCTACGGCGACCGCATCGATCCGAACCCCGCAGGTTCGTACGCCGCGGCCGATGCGCGGGGACGTACCGAAGCAGCAGCCGCCGTGAGCCGCGCGCGTGAGCTGGGCCTTCCCACGAAGAGCACCCTCTGGTACGACCTCGAGGGCGGCTTCGACGTGACCGATGATGACTGCCGACGCTCGGCGCTGAGGTTCCTGAGCGGGTGGACACAGGCCGTGCGTCAGCTCGGCTTCCGCTCCGGCGTCTACTCCAGCGTCTCCGCCGGCATCCACGCCCTCGACAACGCCGACCACCTCTCCCCCGGCTCCTACGCGATGCCTGACCAGGTCTGGTACGCCTGGTACAACGGCCGCGCCGACGTGCACATCGACTCACGGTGGGTGCGCGCCAAGAGCTGGAAGGACCAGCGCGTCCACCAGTACCAGGCAGACACCAAGGCGTCCTACGGCGGCGTCGCCCTCATGATCGACCGCAACTTCATGCAGCTCGACGGCGGCTCGCAGCCTCCCCGCGTACGACTGTGCGGCGGCACCCGCCTCGACTTCCCCTCGTACCCCCGGTTCAAGAAGGGTGACCGCGGCAAGAAGGTCAAGGCCCTGCAGTGCCTGCTGAAGAAGAACGCCCGCTACCGCGGACGGCTCGACGCCAAGTTCGACGGCGACGTGGTGCGATCCGTGCGGTCCTTCCAGCGCAGGCACGGCCTCCGCGTCACCGGCCGGCCCGACGCCTCCACCTGGACCGCCCTCTTCGCCCAGGGATCGGCGCCGCTGCTGAAGGTCGGCTCGACCGGAGCGCCCGCGCTTCGTCTCCAGCGGTCGCTGCGGGCCGCCGGACACAAGGGCGTGAAGCCGACCGGCGTCATCACGGACCAAACCGCCAAGGCGGTGGCCCGCCACCAGAAGAAGCTGGGACTGGCCCCGAGCGGCGTGGTCACGGCCGACGTCTGGAAGGCGCTGAAGCGCGGCCGACGTGGAAGGTGA